A single region of the Arthrobacter sp. V1I7 genome encodes:
- a CDS encoding ABC transporter ATP-binding protein encodes MATVTFDNATRLYPGTDKPAVDKLNIEIADGEFLVLVGPSGCGKSTSLRMLAGLEDVNAGRILIGDRDVTDVPPKDRDIAMVFQNYALYPHMTVADNMGFALKIAGVSKEERAERVREAAKLLDLEPYLDRKPKALSGGQRQRVAMGRAIVRNPQVFLMDEPLSNLDAKLRVQTRTQIASLTRRLGVTTVYVTHDQVEAMTMGDRVAVLKDGLLMQVDTPRNLYDKPKNVFVAGFIGSPAMNLLELPVVDGGVQFGGTVYPVPRDVLEEAHGRTVTVGSRPEDLENAPAGEGLQVEVDVVEELGADAYVYGHTTLDGQSHDIVARVDGRRPPMKGESIWVRPQSGHVHLFDTKTGLRLGD; translated from the coding sequence GTGGCTACAGTTACTTTTGACAACGCAACACGCCTGTACCCGGGCACTGACAAGCCCGCTGTTGACAAGCTCAACATTGAAATCGCCGATGGCGAATTCCTGGTCCTCGTTGGACCCTCCGGCTGCGGAAAATCGACCTCCCTGCGCATGCTCGCAGGCCTTGAGGACGTCAACGCCGGCCGAATCCTGATTGGCGACCGCGACGTCACGGACGTTCCTCCCAAGGACCGCGACATCGCCATGGTCTTCCAGAACTACGCCCTGTACCCGCACATGACAGTTGCGGACAACATGGGCTTCGCGCTGAAGATCGCCGGCGTCAGCAAGGAAGAGCGCGCCGAGCGTGTCCGTGAAGCTGCCAAACTCCTGGACCTCGAGCCCTACCTGGACCGCAAGCCGAAGGCACTCTCCGGTGGTCAGCGCCAGCGTGTTGCCATGGGCCGCGCGATCGTCCGTAACCCGCAGGTCTTCCTCATGGATGAGCCGCTGTCCAACCTTGACGCCAAGCTGCGCGTGCAGACCCGTACGCAGATCGCCTCCCTGACCCGCCGCCTGGGCGTCACCACGGTCTATGTGACCCACGACCAGGTCGAGGCCATGACGATGGGTGACCGCGTCGCCGTGCTGAAGGACGGCCTGCTGATGCAGGTCGACACCCCGCGCAACCTTTACGACAAGCCGAAGAACGTCTTCGTGGCCGGCTTCATCGGCTCCCCCGCCATGAACCTGCTGGAACTTCCCGTCGTCGACGGCGGTGTCCAGTTCGGCGGCACCGTCTACCCGGTTCCCCGCGATGTCCTCGAGGAAGCCCACGGCCGGACCGTGACCGTCGGCTCCCGCCCGGAAGACCTGGAGAACGCACCGGCGGGCGAAGGCCTTCAGGTTGAGGTCGACGTCGTCGAAGAACTCGGCGCCGACGCCTACGTCTATGGCCACACCACACTGGACGGCCAGAGCCACGACATCGTGGCCCGCGTCGACGGCCGCCGCCCTCCGATGAAGGGTGAGTCCATCTGGGTCCGCCCGCAGTCAGGCCACGTACACCTGTTCGACACCAAGACCGGCCTGCGCCTGGGCGACTAG
- a CDS encoding FAD-binding oxidoreductase, whose translation MSIIDELTSALGPAKVVLDATALAAYAVDQAPVLDFQLPQAVVFAESVEDVQVTVRACAARGVPVVARGAGTGVSGGAHASQGCVVLSLERMNRILDLNPDDETAVVEPGVINADLNAAAAAHGLMFAPDPASFRMSTIGGNVATNAGGLRCAKYGVTRDSVLALDVVLADGSLIRTGHQTFKGVAGYDLTGLFVGSEGTLGIVVGVTVRLKYLPREVHTIAAFYPDFRSAAAGVLAVGQARVQPAIMELLDGGSLAQLDDIHGSDLAVRGAALLLIQTDGFGAAAEAAAIRPLLVAGGAEVTLEANAEAERLVELRRNSRGVEVDDEYRVGEDVAVPRSRLVDYVAELEAMAVAYGVRLKVVAHAGDGNLHPTFWVDRVDNAVDADAMERLGAALDKSITVALAMGGTITGEHGIGQYKLRWLGLEQKEPVRELQRRIKELFDPAGILNPGKAI comes from the coding sequence ATGAGCATCATTGACGAGCTCACCTCAGCCCTGGGCCCGGCCAAGGTCGTGCTGGACGCGACGGCGCTGGCTGCGTACGCCGTGGATCAGGCCCCGGTGCTGGACTTCCAGCTGCCCCAGGCGGTGGTTTTCGCCGAATCCGTGGAGGATGTCCAGGTGACCGTCCGCGCTTGTGCAGCCCGCGGAGTGCCCGTGGTCGCCCGCGGAGCAGGCACGGGTGTGTCGGGCGGCGCCCACGCCAGCCAGGGCTGCGTAGTGCTGAGCCTGGAGCGGATGAACCGCATCCTGGACCTCAACCCGGACGACGAGACGGCCGTCGTCGAACCCGGCGTCATCAACGCGGACCTCAACGCCGCCGCCGCCGCGCACGGGCTGATGTTCGCCCCGGACCCGGCAAGTTTCAGGATGTCCACCATTGGCGGGAACGTGGCCACGAACGCGGGCGGACTGCGCTGTGCGAAGTACGGGGTGACGCGCGACTCCGTCCTGGCGCTCGACGTCGTGCTCGCTGACGGCTCGCTTATCCGCACCGGCCACCAGACCTTCAAGGGCGTCGCCGGCTACGACCTGACCGGGCTGTTCGTGGGCTCCGAGGGGACCCTGGGGATCGTCGTTGGCGTCACCGTCCGGCTCAAGTACCTCCCGCGCGAGGTGCACACGATCGCGGCCTTCTACCCGGACTTCCGCAGCGCCGCCGCGGGCGTCCTGGCCGTCGGCCAGGCGCGCGTGCAGCCGGCCATCATGGAGCTGCTCGACGGCGGCTCGCTCGCCCAGCTCGACGACATCCACGGCTCGGACCTGGCGGTGCGCGGCGCAGCCCTGCTCCTCATCCAGACTGACGGCTTTGGCGCCGCGGCCGAGGCGGCGGCGATCCGGCCCCTGCTGGTGGCGGGCGGGGCCGAGGTGACCTTGGAGGCCAATGCCGAGGCCGAGCGGCTCGTCGAGCTGCGCCGCAACAGCCGAGGCGTCGAGGTCGACGACGAGTACCGGGTGGGCGAGGACGTGGCCGTGCCCCGATCCAGGCTCGTGGACTACGTCGCCGAGCTGGAGGCCATGGCGGTGGCGTACGGGGTCCGGCTGAAGGTCGTGGCGCACGCCGGCGACGGGAACCTGCACCCCACCTTCTGGGTGGACCGGGTGGACAACGCCGTCGACGCCGACGCGATGGAACGCCTCGGCGCGGCCCTGGACAAGTCCATCACCGTGGCCCTGGCGATGGGTGGCACCATCACGGGGGAGCACGGAATCGGCCAGTACAAGCTGCGCTGGCTCGGCCTCGAACAGAAGGAGCCGGTGCGTGAGCTGCAGCGCCGGATCAAGGAACTGTTCGACCCGGCCGGCATCCTGAACCCCGGCAAGGCAATTTAA
- a CDS encoding DUF4032 domain-containing protein — MTEESNAQWHDEPTDYGQLGKLPRFEAASANDAKRAVASSSLSITAAAAEPELLDLPWHIALEDWPAENLAALPRGISRHIVRFAHLGGSVIAIKETSEHVARHEYHMLRKLARLDVPCVEPVAVITGRTTPDGRPLNPVLITRHLKFSMPYRALFSQMLRKDTLTRLIDAQALLLVRLHLIGFYWGDVSLSNTLFRRDAGAFAAYLVDAETGELYPDLSTGQREYDLEIARVNIAGELMDLLDGGLIEEKVDPVATSELIMDSYRRLWTELTEKESFEIGERWRVAARIRRLNELGFDVGEYAIKTTQNGSTIQLQPKVVDAGHHQRRLLRLTGLDAQENQARRLLNDMDSFRADNNPDMDEEYSAHLWVSQIFEPIVRSIPRDLSGKLEPAEAVHEILEHRWYMSEKENRHIPLAEAVQSYIDSELRHRRDEAAIMLNPDTELLKILEVENEESRYGADESIEEYPDSDD, encoded by the coding sequence ATGACCGAGGAAAGCAACGCCCAGTGGCACGACGAACCCACCGACTACGGTCAGCTCGGGAAGCTGCCCCGATTTGAAGCCGCCAGCGCCAATGACGCCAAGCGCGCGGTGGCCTCCAGTTCGCTGAGCATCACCGCGGCCGCCGCCGAGCCGGAACTGCTTGACCTGCCCTGGCACATCGCGCTCGAGGACTGGCCCGCGGAAAACCTCGCCGCCCTCCCCCGCGGCATCTCCCGGCACATCGTGCGGTTCGCCCACCTCGGCGGTTCCGTCATCGCCATCAAGGAAACCTCCGAGCACGTTGCACGCCACGAGTACCACATGCTGCGCAAGCTGGCCCGGCTGGACGTCCCCTGCGTGGAGCCGGTGGCCGTCATCACCGGACGCACCACCCCGGACGGCCGCCCCCTCAATCCTGTCCTCATCACGCGGCACCTGAAGTTCTCCATGCCGTACCGCGCCCTCTTCTCCCAGATGCTGCGCAAGGACACCCTCACCCGCCTCATTGATGCGCAGGCGCTCCTGCTGGTCCGGCTGCACCTGATCGGGTTCTACTGGGGCGATGTCTCGCTCTCCAACACCCTGTTCCGCCGCGACGCCGGCGCGTTCGCCGCGTACCTGGTGGATGCGGAAACCGGCGAGCTGTACCCGGACCTGTCCACCGGGCAGCGGGAATACGATCTCGAAATCGCGCGCGTCAACATCGCCGGTGAACTGATGGATCTGCTCGACGGCGGGCTGATCGAGGAAAAGGTGGACCCCGTGGCCACCAGCGAGCTCATCATGGACAGCTACCGCCGGCTCTGGACGGAACTGACCGAGAAGGAATCCTTCGAGATCGGTGAGCGCTGGCGGGTAGCCGCCCGCATCCGGCGGCTCAACGAACTCGGGTTCGACGTCGGCGAATATGCGATCAAGACCACGCAGAACGGCTCCACCATCCAGCTCCAGCCCAAGGTGGTGGACGCCGGGCACCACCAGCGCCGGCTGCTGCGCCTGACCGGACTGGACGCGCAGGAAAACCAGGCCCGCCGGCTCCTGAATGACATGGACTCCTTCCGGGCGGACAACAACCCGGACATGGACGAGGAATACAGCGCCCACCTCTGGGTCAGCCAGATCTTCGAACCGATTGTCCGTTCCATCCCCCGCGACCTGTCCGGCAAGCTCGAACCGGCGGAGGCCGTGCACGAGATCCTCGAGCACCGCTGGTACATGTCCGAGAAGGAGAACCGGCACATTCCGCTGGCCGAAGCGGTGCAGTCCTACATCGACTCTGAACTGCGCCACCGCCGCGACGAGGCCGCCATCATGCTCAACCCGGACACCGAACTCCTGAAAATCCTGGAGGTCGAAAACGAGGAATCCCGCTACGGGGCCGACGAATCCATCGAGGAATACCCCGACTCCGACGACTAG
- a CDS encoding SRPBCC domain-containing protein, which produces MDNLFSHASTDPSDSPEPEPGAGLEPLVYTVVVPGAVARAFVGFTEHTHLWWPLEDHGVFGAGSYVEFEENLILETADDGRTAIWGSIDDWQPPLSFHASWHPGSSAVWSTELRVALRAVEGGTELRLVHSGWEGAEDPAATRAEYTAGWPVVLQRFVRFMGGADD; this is translated from the coding sequence ATGGATAACCTCTTCAGCCACGCTTCTACCGACCCGTCCGATAGCCCGGAACCGGAGCCAGGCGCTGGCTTGGAGCCCCTTGTTTATACCGTTGTCGTGCCAGGCGCCGTTGCTAGGGCGTTCGTGGGCTTTACGGAGCACACACACCTCTGGTGGCCGCTCGAAGACCATGGCGTCTTCGGGGCAGGTTCCTATGTAGAGTTCGAGGAGAACCTCATTCTGGAGACCGCGGACGACGGCAGGACGGCGATCTGGGGGTCGATCGACGACTGGCAGCCGCCGCTGTCCTTCCATGCGAGCTGGCATCCGGGCAGCTCGGCAGTATGGTCCACAGAGCTCCGGGTGGCGTTACGCGCCGTCGAGGGCGGCACCGAACTCCGCCTGGTGCATAGCGGCTGGGAAGGCGCCGAGGACCCGGCAGCCACGCGGGCGGAATACACGGCAGGCTGGCCCGTCGTGCTGCAGCGGTTCGTGCGGTTCATGGGCGGAGCCGATGACTGA